Genomic window (Streptomyces liliiviolaceus):
CGATACGGACGCCGCCGGGTGGAGCCCCTCCGTGTTCCTGCAGCCAGCGCTCGGCGAGACCGCGCAGACGCCGGGCCTTGACGGGGGTCACCGCGGCCATCGGATGCTCGAAGGGTCCCGCACGGCGGGTCTTGACCTCGCAGACGACCAGTGCGTCGCCGTCGCGGGCCACGATGTCGATCTCGCCGGCCCGGCCCGCGCGCCAGTTGCGCTGCAGGACCGTCATACCGGCCTCGGCCAGCCGCCGCGCGGCCAGGTCCTCGCCGTACCTGCCGAGCGCCTTGCGTGCCTTGGACGCACGGGGCGTGTCGGGCGCGTGGGGCGCCTCAGAAACCTTGGATGCCTTGGACGTCTTCATGTCGGCACCACCTCCGGCGCCAACACTGAGCCCCTCGCGATCCGCTGTTGGATCTTGGTGGACGGCCGCTCGACTGTGGACAACTCAGTCACCCGTACGAGCGGCCGCCGTAGGACTTACGGGATCGTCAGCCCCGTCCCGACTGCCCGGTCCTAGCTGCTGGGCAGTTCGAGGTC
Coding sequences:
- a CDS encoding YraN family protein, encoding MKTSKASKVSEAPHAPDTPRASKARKALGRYGEDLAARRLAEAGMTVLQRNWRAGRAGEIDIVARDGDALVVCEVKTRRAGPFEHPMAAVTPVKARRLRGLAERWLQEHGGAPPGGVRIDVVGVLLPDRGAPVVEHVRGAA